A DNA window from Setaria viridis chromosome 2, Setaria_viridis_v4.0, whole genome shotgun sequence contains the following coding sequences:
- the LOC117844601 gene encoding RNA-binding protein 1, translated as MAAAQGGGSGPATGEEGAAGESRKLFVGGIPSGAQEGELREHFARYGEVRSVIVMRDRETGHGRGFGFVEFEDEADAAAALGDGDKPRHFICGRMVDVKRARTRAPRNQGEQNSQPQQPEHGQGQGHQDNQPPAGNGNAESGNNVTYDSKKVFIGGLRDNITEEEFRAYFETFGTVTDVVVIYDSLTSRSRGFGFVTFDSEEAVGKVMRESFHTLNGTKVEAKIAIPKDEQYYRNGRGRGPRPFGGRGPAGYEGSAYQPYNARYGLYNGYMPQPVPAQPYFPAPYFAVGGYHYGSGYPSQGVMANVPGMMPRRPPAYGTYPQMYPGLNFVYRAGYRGAATSFQHGINGGSDNKKDQMNVDMQQVDSTASVATMLEHMKLGSQ; from the exons atggcggcggcgcaggggggCGGTTCTGGTCCGGCGACCggcgaggagggggcggcgggggagagccGCAAGCTCTTCGTGGGCGGCATCCCGTCGGGCGCGCAGGAGGGCGAGCTGCGGGAGCACTTCGCCCGCTACGGGGAGGTGCGCTCCGTCATCGTGATGCGGGACAGGGAGACGGGCCACGGCCGCGGGTTCGGCTTCGTCGAGTTCGAGGACGAGGccgacgcggccgccgcgctcggcgACGGGGACAAGCCCAGGCACTTCATCTGCGGCCGGATG GTGGATGTTAAGAGGGCCAGGACAAGGGCTCCACGGAACCAGGGCGAGCAGAACTCTCAGCCTCAGCAGCCTGAACATGGCCAGGGTCAGGGGCACCAGGACAATCAGCCACCTGCTGGGAACGGTAATGCGGAGAGCGGCAACAACGTGACCTACGATTCAAAGAAGGTCTTCATCGGCGGTTTGAGGGATAACATCACTGAGGAGGAGTTCCGGGCTTACTTTGAGACTTTTGGCACTGTGACGGATGTTGTGGTGATTTATGACAGCTTGACGAGCCGGTCGAGGGGGTTTGGTTTTGTCACCTTTGATTCGGAGGAAGCAGTGGGAAAGGTGATGAGGGAAAGCTTTCATACCTTGAACGGAACCAAGGTAGAGGCCAAGATTGCTATCCCCAAGGATGAGCAGTATTACCGTAATGGTCGAGGCCGTGGTCCACGGCCCTTTGGTGGGAGGGGCCCTGCTGGCTACGAAGGTTCTGCATACCAACCTTACAATGCAAGATATGGCCTTTACAATGGTTACATGCCACAACCTGTTCCCGCACAGCCCTACTTTCCTGCTCCTTATTTTGCTGTGGGAGGCTATCACTATGGGAGTGGATACCCAAGCCAAGGTGTGATGGCAAATGTTCCTGGCATGATGCCAAGGCGTCCTCCGGCCTATGGAACCTATCCTCAAATGTATCCAGGGCTTAACTTTGTATACAGAGCTGGTTACAGGGGTGCAGCTACTTCTTTTCAGCATGGAATTAACGGTGGAAGTGATAACAAAAAGGATCAAATGAATGTAGATATGCAGCAAGTTGATAGCACTGCTAGCGTCGCAACAATGTTGGAACATATGAAGCTAGGTTCACAATGA